From one Phocoena sinus isolate mPhoSin1 chromosome 6, mPhoSin1.pri, whole genome shotgun sequence genomic stretch:
- the IFNB1 gene encoding interferon beta has protein sequence MTHRCILQIALLLCFSTTALSTSYRLLQFQQRSSNLACQKLLQQLPGMPQHCLEDRMDFKVPEEIKQPQQFRKEDAVLVTYEMLQQIFGILRRNFSSTGWTKTITENLLVEVYGQMDRLEKILEEIMEKENFTRVVTILHLKKYYLQIVQYLKSKEYSNCAWTVVRVEILRNFSFLNRLTDYLHN, from the coding sequence ATGACCCACAGGTGCATCCTCCAAATTGCTCTCCTGTTGTGCTTCTCCACCACAGCTCTTTCCACGAGCTACAGATTGCTTCAATTCCAACAAAGGAGCAGCAATTTGGCGTGTCAGAAACTCCTGCAGCAGTTACCTGGAATGCCTCAACATTGCCTCGAGGACAGGATGGACTTCAAGGTCCCTGAGGAGATTAAGCAACCACAGCAGTTCCGGAAGGAAGACGCCGTATTGGTCACCTATGAGATGCTCCAGCAGATCTTTGGTATTCTCAGAAGAAATTTCTCTAGCACCGGCTGGACTAAGACCATCACTGAGAACCTCCTTGTGGAAGTCTATGGGCAGATGGATCGTCTGGAGAAAATCCTGGAGGAAATAATGGAGAAGGAAAACTTCACCAGGGTAGTGACCATTCTTCACCTGAAGAAATACTACTTGCAGATCGTGCAGTACCTGAAGTCCAAGGAGTACAGCAACTGTGCCTGGACAGTAGTGCGAGTGGAAATCCTCAGGAACTTTTCCTTCCTTAACCGCCTTACAGATTACCTCCATAATTGA
- the LOC116755011 gene encoding LOW QUALITY PROTEIN: heterogeneous nuclear ribonucleoprotein U-like protein 2 (The sequence of the model RefSeq protein was modified relative to this genomic sequence to represent the inferred CDS: inserted 2 bases in 2 codons; substituted 1 base at 1 genomic stop codon) — protein sequence MLAEGKKKVPREATQPPLEAAAVEAAAEPYASEKLAGEATAESGRVTGGKEQGTGKGEEDEPEDQSGDETPGSEAPGDKAAEEQXSKSPPPPEEEAKGEEEDQILVNLDTYTSDLHFQVSKDRYGGQPLFSEKFHTLWSGARSTYGVTKGKVCFEAKITQNLPMKEGCTEVSLLRVGWSVDFSHPELGEDGFSYGFSGRGLEAENGQFEEFGQTFGENDVIGCFANFEVEEVELSFSKNGEDLGVAFCINKESVADRALLPHVLCKNCVVELYFVQKEEPFFPPPEEFVFIHAVPVEEHVLTAVPPKTIEECEVILMVGLPGSGKTQWTLKYAKENPGKRYNVLDAETVLNQIRTKGLEEPQMDPKSXDLLVQQASQCPSKLVQIASRIKRNFILDQCNVYNSGQWRKLLLFKTFSQKXVVVVPNEEDWKKRLELRKEVEGDDVPESVMLEMKGWLNSTS from the exons ATGTTGGCAG agggaaaaaaaaaagtgccgaGAGAGGCCACACAGCCGCCGCTGGAGGCGGCAGCCGTGGAGGCCGCGGCTGAGCCCTATGCTTCCGAGAAActggcgggggaggccacagccgAGTCAGGTCGGGTGACCGGTGGCAAAGAGCAGGGCACCGGCAAAGGGGAGGAAGATGAGCCAGAGGATCAGAGTGGAGACGAGACGCCGGGATCCGAGGCGCCGGGTGACAAGGCTGCAGAGGAAC GTTCAAAGTCTCCACCACCCCCGGAAGAAGAGGCAAAAGGTGAGGAAGAGGATCAGATTCTTGTGAACCTGGACACGTATACCTCGGATCTCCATTTTCAGGTGAGCAAAGACCGCTATGGAGGGCAGCCACTTTTCTCAGAGAAGTTCCACACCCTTTGGTCTGGGGCAAGAAGTACTTATGGAGTGACAAAGGGGAAAGTCTGCTTTGAGGCCAAGATAACCCAGAATCTCCCAATGAAAGAAGGCTGCACAGAGGTTTCTCTCCTTCGAGTTGGATGGTCTGTTGATTTTTCCCATCCAGAGCTTGGTGAGGATGGATTCTCTTATGGTTTCAGTGGACGAGGACTCGAGGCAGAGAATGGGCAGTTTGAGGAATTTGGCCAGACTTTTGGGGAGAATGATGTCATTGGCTGCTTTGCCAATTTTGAGGTTGAAGAAGTAGAACTTTCCTTTTCCAAGAATGGAGAAGACCTTGGTGTGGCATTCTGTATCAACAAGGAATCCGTGGCTGACCGGGCCCTTctaccccatgtcctctgcaaaaATTGTGTTGTAGAATTATATTTTGTTCAGAAGGAGGAACCTTTCTTCCCACCGCCAGAAGAGTTTGTGTTCATCCATGCCGTGCCTGTGGAGGAGCACGTGCTCACTGCAGTCCCTCCCAAGACCATAGAGGAGTGTGAGGTGATTCTGATGGTGGGACTGCCTGGATCTGGAAAGACCCAGTGGACACTGAAATATGCAAAAGAAAACCCTGGGAAAAGATACAATGTCCTGGATGCTGAGACTGTGCTCAATCAAATAAGGACGAAGGGGCTTGAGGAGCCACAGATGGACCCCAAAAGCTGAGACCTTTTAGTTCAGCAAGCTTCCCAGTGCCCTAGTAAGCTGGTCCAGATTGCTTCCCGGATAAAGaggaacttca TTCTTGATCAGTGTAACGTGTACAACTCTGGCCAATGGCGGAAGCTATTGCTGTTCAAGACTTTCTCTCAGA GTGTGGTGGTCGTCCCTAATGAGGAGGACTGGAAGAAGAGGCTGGAGCTGAGGAAGGAAGTGGAGGGAGATGATGTGCCTGAGTCTGTAATGCTGGAGATGAAAGGTTGGCTAAACTCTACAAGTTAG